In Chryseobacterium turcicum, a single window of DNA contains:
- a CDS encoding methionine aminotransferase: MIQLPSSKLPNVGTTIFSQMSQLANQHQAINLSQGFPDFETDSELMNLANDFIKKGFNQYAPLGGIMGLKEEIARKIENSHNAIYHPESEITITAGGTQAIFTAIATFIQKDDEVIIFEPAYDCYEPTVELFGGIVKRFQMKAPHYEIDWSMVKNLVSEKTKMIILNNPNNPSGKILKENDIQELIKIVKDTNILILSDEVYENIVFDGNQHLSICKYPELKERSLLVASFGKLFHITGWKIGYCTAPKALTDEFRKVHQFNVFCVNTPLQMALGEYMKNDEHYIQLNQFFQEKRDFLRAGLQNTSFELLDCEGTYFQALKYDKISDKNDFDFATELTINHKVASIPFSAFYKGKLNENVIRLCFAKKNETLERAIENLAKI; this comes from the coding sequence ATGATACAACTTCCTTCTTCGAAACTTCCCAATGTAGGAACCACCATATTTTCTCAAATGTCTCAATTGGCCAATCAACATCAGGCCATTAACCTTTCACAAGGATTTCCTGATTTTGAAACAGATTCTGAATTAATGAATTTAGCAAATGATTTCATCAAAAAAGGATTCAATCAATATGCTCCATTGGGCGGAATAATGGGTTTAAAAGAAGAAATTGCAAGAAAAATTGAAAACAGCCACAACGCAATTTATCATCCTGAATCTGAAATTACGATTACAGCAGGCGGAACTCAGGCGATTTTCACAGCGATTGCTACTTTTATACAGAAAGATGATGAAGTGATTATTTTTGAGCCAGCCTACGATTGCTACGAACCAACGGTAGAACTTTTTGGAGGAATTGTAAAACGTTTCCAAATGAAAGCACCACATTATGAAATCGATTGGAGTATGGTGAAAAATTTGGTTTCAGAAAAAACAAAAATGATTATCCTGAATAACCCCAACAATCCTTCAGGAAAGATTTTAAAGGAAAATGACATTCAGGAATTAATTAAAATCGTAAAAGACACCAACATTTTAATTTTAAGCGATGAAGTCTATGAAAATATTGTTTTTGATGGAAACCAACATTTAAGCATCTGCAAATATCCGGAACTGAAAGAAAGAAGCCTTTTAGTCGCCTCTTTCGGGAAATTATTTCACATTACCGGTTGGAAAATTGGATATTGTACCGCACCAAAAGCTCTGACTGATGAATTTAGAAAAGTACACCAATTTAATGTTTTCTGCGTGAACACTCCACTTCAAATGGCATTGGGTGAGTATATGAAAAATGACGAGCATTACATCCAGCTGAACCAGTTTTTTCAGGAAAAAAGAGATTTCCTGAGAGCCGGACTTCAAAATACCTCTTTTGAACTTCTTGATTGTGAAGGAACTTATTTTCAAGCCTTAAAATACGATAAAATTTCAGATAAAAATGACTTTGATTTCGCAACAGAATTAACGATTAATCATAAAGTGGCAAGTATTCCGTTTTCGGCTTTTTACAAGGGTAAATTAAATGAAAATGTAATAAGATTGTGTTTTGCAAAGAAGAATGAAACCTTAGAAAGAGCGATTGAAAATTTAGCTAAAATTTAA
- a CDS encoding DNA topoisomerase IV subunit B, whose amino-acid sequence MSQEIQPIYSEDNIRTLDWQEHIRLRPGMYIGKLGDGSSADDGIYILLKEILDNSIDEFRMKSGKRIEIKVDDGKVTIRDFGRGIPLGKVVDAVSKMNTGGKYDSKAFKKSVGLNGVGTKAVNALSDYFRVRSFRDGKVKVAEFSRGMITEDHEEKETSDRNGTEISFIPDADIFLHFKYRKEYIARMLRNYSYLNPGLKILFNGETFYSENGLKDLLDEELESDALYPIVHLKDNDIEVAITHTDKSQTETYFSFVNGQNTTQGGTHLNAFREAYVKTIREFFNKSFDASDVRKSIVAAISINVEEPVFESQTKTKLGSNDMGPNGPTVRTFIIDFLKNKLDNFLHKNPEIAEAIQRKILISERERKELSGIQKLARERAKKVSLHNKKLRDCRQHYNDQKAERKAETQIFITEGDSASGSITKSRDVDTQAVFSLKGKPLNCYGLTKKVVYENEEFNLLQAALNIEESLEDLRYNQVIIATDADVDGMHIRLLMITFFLQFFPDVIKNGHLFILQTPLFRVRNKKETRYCYTELERVKALNELGKNPEITRFKGLGEISPDEFKHFIGKDIRLEPVVIGKDQTIEQLLEFYMGKNTPDRQVFILENLVVEDQDINNKEILDEVGL is encoded by the coding sequence ATGTCACAAGAAATACAACCTATCTATTCTGAAGATAATATCAGAACCCTAGATTGGCAGGAACATATTCGTTTGCGTCCCGGTATGTATATCGGAAAGCTTGGAGATGGCTCGTCTGCCGATGATGGTATTTATATTTTACTGAAAGAAATTCTTGATAACTCTATTGATGAATTTAGAATGAAATCGGGTAAAAGAATCGAAATAAAAGTAGATGACGGAAAAGTCACAATTCGAGATTTTGGTCGTGGAATTCCTTTAGGAAAGGTAGTTGACGCGGTTTCAAAAATGAATACCGGAGGTAAGTATGACAGCAAGGCCTTCAAAAAATCTGTCGGTCTGAATGGTGTGGGTACAAAAGCGGTGAATGCACTTTCAGATTATTTCCGTGTGCGTTCTTTCCGTGATGGTAAGGTGAAAGTTGCTGAGTTTTCTCGTGGAATGATTACTGAAGACCACGAAGAAAAAGAAACATCAGACAGAAATGGTACCGAAATTTCTTTTATTCCTGATGCAGATATTTTTCTTCATTTTAAATACCGAAAAGAGTATATCGCAAGAATGCTCCGCAATTATTCGTATTTGAATCCGGGATTGAAAATTCTTTTTAATGGCGAAACGTTCTATTCTGAAAACGGATTAAAAGATCTTTTGGACGAAGAACTAGAAAGCGATGCATTGTACCCGATTGTTCATTTGAAAGATAATGATATTGAAGTTGCCATAACACACACCGATAAATCTCAGACTGAAACCTATTTTTCATTCGTAAACGGACAAAATACAACGCAGGGTGGAACGCATTTGAATGCTTTCCGTGAAGCGTATGTGAAGACCATCAGAGAATTTTTTAATAAAAGTTTTGATGCTTCTGATGTTAGGAAATCAATTGTTGCAGCGATTTCAATCAACGTTGAAGAACCTGTTTTTGAATCTCAGACCAAAACAAAATTAGGCTCGAATGATATGGGGCCAAATGGTCCTACTGTACGTACTTTTATCATTGATTTCTTAAAAAATAAATTAGATAATTTTCTTCATAAAAACCCTGAAATTGCAGAAGCGATTCAGAGAAAAATTTTAATTTCTGAGAGAGAAAGAAAAGAGCTTTCGGGAATTCAAAAGCTGGCAAGAGAAAGAGCAAAAAAAGTTTCTCTTCACAATAAAAAACTTCGTGACTGCAGACAGCATTACAACGACCAAAAAGCGGAAAGAAAAGCGGAAACGCAAATTTTTATTACCGAGGGAGATTCTGCTTCTGGATCGATTACAAAATCGAGAGATGTCGATACGCAAGCTGTATTTTCATTGAAAGGTAAACCGCTAAACTGCTATGGTTTAACCAAGAAAGTGGTATACGAAAATGAAGAATTTAACCTTTTGCAAGCTGCTTTAAATATTGAAGAAAGTCTAGAAGATTTAAGATATAACCAAGTGATTATCGCAACCGATGCCGATGTCGACGGAATGCACATCAGACTTTTGATGATTACGTTTTTCCTTCAGTTTTTCCCGGATGTGATTAAAAACGGACATTTATTTATCCTTCAGACGCCGTTATTTAGAGTTAGAAATAAAAAAGAAACAAGATATTGTTATACTGAGTTGGAGAGAGTAAAAGCGTTAAATGAATTAGGGAAAAACCCTGAAATTACCCGATTTAAAGGATTGGGAGAAATTTCACCAGATGAGTTTAAGCATTTTATAGGAAAAGATATTCGTTTGGAACCTGTAGTGATTGGAAAAGATCAAACAATAGAGCAGCTTCTAGAGTTTTACATGGGGAAAAATACCCCTGACCGACAAGTATTCATTCTTGAAAACTTGGTAGTTGAAGATCAGGATATTAACAATAAAGAGATTTTGGATGAAGTAGGGCTTTAA
- a CDS encoding DNA gyrase/topoisomerase IV subunit A, producing MIEDNSHEGESLKKVSGLYKDWFLDYASYVILDRAIPSVYDGFKPVQRRIMHSMRELEDGRYNKVANVVGNTMKYHPHGDASITDAMVGIGQRELLIDTQGNWGNIYTGDSAAAARYIEARLTPFALEVVFNPKTTEWSKSYDGRNNEPVDLPVKFPLLLAQGVEGIGVGLSTKILPHNFNELITASVAYLKGKSFQVFPDFLTAGFLDVSEYNDGHRGGKVRARAKISQVDKHILMISELPFSKTTTDLIDSVLKANEKGKIKIKKIEDNTSDKVEILIYLHNEVSPDKTIDALYAFTDCQVTISPNACVIVGDKPMFLDVSTILKMNTDHTVSLLKKELEIELHELQESWHFSSLERIFIENRIYHDIEEVKSWEEVLKTIDIGLKPHTAHLLREVTEEDILRLTEIRIKRISRFDLDKFKENIASLEGKIEQVRFHLANLIAYAIDYYLNIQKKYGKERERKTELRIFDTIDASKVAVANEKFYANFEEGFIGTSLKKDQYLFDCSDIDDIITFRKDGSMKVVKVEAKTFIGKDILHVAIWKKNDKRTVYNMIYREGRDGPYYMKRFSVTAVTRNTDYALGSDKRGSEMLYFSANRNGEAEVVTVLLKPNPRIRKNKMEIDFSELAIKGRDSKGNLVTKYSVKKVDLKEEGVSTLAPRKIWFDDTVRRLNADVRGTLLGNFKGDDKILTINAQGEAKLVSFDLGNRFDDEYIILEKFRPNQPVTCIYYDGEKDMYFIKRFLLENNTNLQTFMPSEHPKSFIERILVSNNVTAEIIFAKDKGKDRDPETINIDEFITVKGIKAIGNQFTKFKVKNINITIPEQEEEEPEVYEEPDFTASNDDGTIGNLFGSDDNEK from the coding sequence ATGATAGAAGACAACTCTCACGAAGGCGAAAGCTTAAAAAAAGTTTCAGGACTGTACAAAGACTGGTTTCTGGATTATGCATCTTATGTAATTTTAGATAGAGCCATTCCGTCTGTTTATGATGGTTTCAAGCCTGTGCAGCGTAGAATTATGCATTCTATGCGCGAATTAGAAGATGGGCGTTACAATAAAGTAGCCAATGTTGTCGGTAACACGATGAAATATCACCCGCATGGTGACGCATCAATCACCGACGCAATGGTGGGAATTGGGCAGAGAGAATTGTTGATTGATACTCAGGGAAACTGGGGGAATATTTACACAGGAGATTCTGCAGCGGCAGCAAGATATATTGAGGCAAGATTAACACCTTTTGCTTTGGAAGTAGTCTTTAATCCTAAAACTACAGAATGGTCTAAATCCTATGACGGTAGAAATAACGAACCTGTAGATTTACCGGTAAAATTTCCGTTGCTTTTGGCTCAAGGAGTTGAAGGAATCGGGGTTGGACTATCCACTAAAATTCTTCCACATAATTTCAATGAATTAATTACGGCTTCTGTTGCTTATTTAAAAGGGAAGAGCTTTCAGGTTTTTCCTGATTTTCTTACGGCAGGATTTCTTGATGTTTCAGAATACAACGATGGTCACAGAGGTGGAAAAGTAAGAGCGAGAGCCAAAATATCTCAGGTTGACAAGCATATTCTGATGATTTCTGAGCTTCCTTTTTCTAAAACCACAACAGATTTAATTGATTCTGTTTTAAAAGCGAATGAAAAAGGGAAGATTAAAATCAAAAAAATTGAAGACAATACTTCAGATAAAGTAGAGATTCTAATCTATCTTCACAACGAAGTTTCTCCCGATAAAACGATTGATGCTTTGTATGCATTTACCGACTGTCAGGTAACGATTTCGCCCAATGCTTGTGTTATTGTTGGTGACAAACCGATGTTCCTGGATGTTTCTACCATTCTTAAAATGAATACCGATCACACGGTTTCTTTATTGAAAAAAGAACTGGAAATTGAGCTTCATGAGTTACAGGAAAGCTGGCATTTTTCATCTTTAGAACGAATCTTCATCGAAAACAGAATTTACCACGACATTGAAGAGGTAAAAAGCTGGGAAGAAGTTCTGAAAACTATTGATATAGGTTTAAAGCCTCACACGGCACATCTTCTAAGAGAGGTTACTGAAGAAGATATTTTAAGGCTGACAGAAATTAGAATTAAAAGAATTTCAAGATTCGATTTAGATAAATTTAAAGAAAATATTGCTTCATTAGAAGGGAAAATAGAGCAGGTAAGATTCCACTTGGCTAATCTTATTGCCTATGCGATTGATTATTATCTGAATATTCAGAAAAAATACGGAAAAGAAAGAGAAAGAAAAACAGAATTAAGAATTTTTGATACCATTGACGCTTCAAAAGTGGCTGTGGCGAATGAAAAATTCTACGCTAATTTTGAGGAAGGTTTCATTGGAACTTCTCTGAAAAAAGACCAATATTTATTTGACTGTTCAGACATTGATGATATCATCACATTCAGAAAAGACGGAAGCATGAAAGTTGTAAAAGTGGAAGCGAAAACTTTCATCGGAAAAGATATTCTGCACGTTGCTATTTGGAAAAAGAATGATAAACGTACCGTCTACAACATGATTTACCGTGAAGGTAGAGATGGCCCTTATTACATGAAACGTTTTTCGGTAACTGCAGTTACAAGAAATACAGATTATGCTTTAGGTTCTGATAAAAGAGGTTCAGAAATGCTTTATTTTTCGGCAAATCGGAATGGTGAAGCCGAAGTGGTAACGGTTTTACTAAAGCCAAACCCAAGAATCAGAAAAAATAAAATGGAAATCGATTTCTCTGAATTAGCCATCAAAGGAAGAGATTCAAAAGGAAATCTGGTCACCAAATATTCTGTAAAGAAAGTCGACCTGAAAGAAGAAGGCGTTTCTACTTTAGCGCCAAGAAAAATATGGTTTGATGATACCGTAAGAAGGCTTAATGCTGATGTGAGAGGAACTTTATTGGGGAATTTTAAAGGAGACGATAAGATTTTAACGATTAATGCTCAAGGCGAAGCAAAATTGGTAAGTTTTGATCTTGGAAACCGTTTTGATGACGAATATATCATTCTTGAAAAGTTTCGTCCAAATCAGCCGGTAACTTGTATTTATTACGACGGAGAAAAGGATATGTATTTCATCAAGAGATTCTTGCTGGAAAACAATACCAATCTTCAAACCTTTATGCCTTCAGAACATCCGAAATCTTTTATTGAAAGAATTTTGGTTTCAAACAATGTTACTGCAGAAATTATTTTTGCGAAAGATAAAGGAAAAGATCGTGATCCCGAAACCATTAATATTGATGAATTTATTACCGTAAAAGGAATTAAAGCCATCGGAAATCAGTTTACGAAATTTAAAGTTAAAAATATCAACATCACCATTCCAGAGCAGGAAGAAGAGGAGCCAGAAGTTTATGAAGAACCTGATTTTACTGCTTCAAATGATGATGGAACAATAGGAAATTTGTTCGGAAGTGATGATAACGAAAAATAA
- a CDS encoding rhomboid family intramembrane serine protease, translating into MDTIVIIIIAVTCIISYLALNDMRMFEKYKFNVGAILHRKEYFRLLTAGFLHADFMHLLLNMYVLYMFYPPIMAAFGVVGFLIIYIASILLGNLFSLLIYKNQSWYSAIGASGGVAGIIFASVSLNPVFSKIGIIFIPFLSIPGYIFGLLYFGYSVYSMLKPRSNDNVGHAAHLGGAFFGLIYTVIIYPEDAIHNMFYLLIMSLPLIYLAYEIFVRKRIG; encoded by the coding sequence ATGGATACAATTGTTATCATTATAATTGCAGTTACGTGTATCATTAGCTATTTGGCTTTAAATGATATGAGAATGTTTGAGAAATATAAATTTAATGTGGGAGCAATTCTGCATAGAAAAGAATATTTCAGACTTTTGACGGCAGGTTTTCTACATGCAGATTTTATGCATTTATTGCTTAATATGTATGTGCTTTATATGTTTTATCCGCCAATAATGGCAGCATTTGGAGTTGTAGGTTTTTTAATCATATACATCGCCTCTATTTTGCTGGGAAATCTTTTTTCTCTGTTAATTTATAAAAATCAAAGCTGGTATTCTGCAATCGGAGCAAGTGGCGGTGTTGCTGGAATTATTTTTGCAAGCGTTTCTCTAAATCCGGTATTTTCAAAAATTGGAATTATATTTATTCCTTTTCTTAGTATTCCGGGCTATATTTTTGGGTTACTATACTTTGGATATTCTGTGTACAGCATGCTAAAACCAAGATCAAATGATAATGTGGGGCACGCTGCTCATTTAGGAGGAGCTTTCTTTGGATTGATTTATACCGTAATCATTTATCCTGAAGATGCAATTCATAATATGTTTTACCTATTGATTATGTCACTTCCGCTGATTTATTTGGCGTACGAAATATTTGTAAGAAAAAGAATAGGCTAA
- a CDS encoding pectate lyase family protein yields MKRILTYLMCFFSFLKITAQNITIKQATGWMETAYIKWSPVTGVDSYKVYYTGANFTDQIIDTQLIRNYGSYYRADALGLNPGVYTMKVVPVTGNVEGPAAISAPIIVTAHDRTGFAHHNGRVPGAYNLDGTLKANAVVLYITQDTKNTVSMNVTGANSNPCVGLQSILDGFKKGLDFRPLVIRLIGNVTDPNYMLNGDIVIENKKIAASSITFEGVGSDALVNGWGIRIKTATNIEVRNLGFMLTDASEGDNLSLQQDNTYIWAHNNDLFYGAPGSDADQAKGDGALDSKKSTYVTFSYNHFWDNGKSCLLGLSEGTTTDLYITYHHNWFDHSDSRHPRVRFFSAHVYNNYYDGNSKYGAGSTLGSSVFVEGNYFRNCKYPMLISKQGTDIAGGSTGTFSNENGGMIKAHNNYMTGQTAFVPYSSVALTQFDAYLATSRNEILGSNITAVQGSATYNNFDTNPALYINSLVVDTPVVARDKTMQYSGRVSGGDISWTFNNAVDDTSSAVNTGLMALLQNYTSSLISVQGIASPVVSTQTLSIPSNNDQTVITDTAIAPMTFTWGGTATDVTISGLPASGVSFVKNTTNKTVIISGNPSDDVSFTVNTVGSAGTSVSGTGSISVIAAGTPQGNEIHNFTTSALNSTFYTFTSANINSTDGSATYDGAALTKRLKLESATSIAYNTLQTSTLTLVLDPTFSGTVKFDNVNYTATAGVITIPNIAPGAHSITKGSVANLFYFKTVFNTAGVLATQENRLEKLNIYPNPVNSILTISTPKNSSVEQVIVSNSVGQVVKTINENTTKIDMTSLKSGIYFLQIKTKEGIFNQKIMKK; encoded by the coding sequence ATGAAAAGAATTTTAACTTATTTGATGTGCTTTTTCAGTTTTCTGAAAATAACCGCACAAAACATTACTATAAAACAAGCGACAGGCTGGATGGAAACCGCCTATATTAAGTGGTCCCCTGTAACGGGAGTCGATAGCTATAAAGTTTATTATACCGGAGCAAATTTTACTGACCAAATCATCGATACCCAACTGATACGTAATTATGGTTCGTATTATAGAGCAGATGCACTAGGGCTAAATCCGGGAGTTTACACCATGAAAGTAGTTCCTGTCACTGGAAACGTAGAAGGACCAGCAGCCATATCAGCACCGATAATTGTAACCGCACACGACAGAACAGGGTTTGCGCACCATAACGGAAGAGTACCAGGAGCCTACAATCTTGACGGAACTTTAAAGGCAAATGCCGTAGTTTTATACATTACTCAAGATACGAAAAACACAGTTTCTATGAATGTTACCGGAGCTAACTCTAATCCCTGTGTTGGTCTACAGTCTATTTTAGACGGATTCAAAAAAGGTTTAGATTTCCGTCCACTCGTTATCAGGTTGATTGGGAATGTTACAGATCCTAACTACATGCTCAATGGAGATATTGTAATTGAAAACAAAAAAATTGCAGCAAGTTCTATCACTTTTGAAGGTGTTGGTTCTGATGCGCTGGTCAATGGATGGGGAATCAGAATAAAAACAGCAACGAATATTGAAGTTCGTAACTTAGGATTTATGTTGACTGATGCTTCTGAGGGTGATAATCTCAGTTTACAGCAAGACAATACTTATATTTGGGCTCACAATAATGATTTATTTTATGGTGCACCAGGATCTGATGCTGATCAGGCAAAAGGTGATGGAGCACTTGATTCAAAAAAATCTACCTATGTAACCTTTTCATACAATCACTTTTGGGATAACGGAAAGAGTTGTCTGTTAGGTCTAAGTGAAGGTACTACTACCGATTTATACATTACATATCATCACAATTGGTTTGATCATTCAGACTCAAGACATCCTCGTGTACGTTTTTTTTCAGCACACGTTTACAACAATTATTATGATGGAAACTCAAAATATGGTGCCGGATCTACATTAGGTTCATCTGTATTTGTAGAGGGTAATTATTTCAGAAACTGTAAATACCCGATGTTGATTTCTAAGCAAGGAACAGACATTGCGGGAGGCTCAACCGGAACATTTTCTAATGAAAACGGAGGGATGATTAAGGCACATAACAACTATATGACCGGTCAGACAGCTTTTGTACCATACAGTTCAGTAGCACTTACTCAATTTGATGCCTACCTTGCAACAAGCAGAAATGAAATTTTGGGAAGTAATATCACCGCTGTACAAGGCAGTGCAACTTATAATAATTTCGATACAAATCCGGCATTGTATATTAATTCTTTGGTTGTAGACACCCCTGTTGTAGCGAGAGATAAAACGATGCAATATTCGGGGAGAGTTTCCGGAGGTGATATAAGTTGGACGTTCAATAATGCAGTAGATGATACAAGTTCAGCAGTCAATACAGGGCTCATGGCATTATTACAGAATTATACATCCTCTCTTATTTCTGTTCAGGGAATTGCTTCACCTGTAGTAAGTACTCAGACATTAAGCATACCTTCTAATAATGATCAAACAGTCATTACCGATACAGCAATAGCACCGATGACCTTTACATGGGGTGGAACAGCTACTGATGTCACAATATCTGGGTTACCAGCTTCAGGAGTAAGTTTTGTAAAAAACACCACTAATAAAACAGTTATTATTTCTGGAAATCCTTCGGACGATGTAAGCTTCACTGTAAATACTGTGGGATCTGCGGGAACATCAGTTTCAGGAACAGGCAGTATCAGTGTAATTGCGGCGGGAACACCTCAAGGTAATGAAATTCATAATTTCACTACGTCTGCATTAAACAGTACATTCTATACTTTTACATCAGCAAATATAAACTCTACGGATGGATCTGCAACCTATGATGGGGCTGCTTTAACAAAGCGTTTAAAACTAGAATCAGCGACATCTATAGCTTACAACACTTTGCAAACTTCTACTTTAACATTGGTTCTGGATCCTACTTTTAGCGGAACTGTAAAGTTTGACAATGTAAATTATACTGCCACAGCAGGGGTTATAACAATTCCTAATATTGCTCCAGGAGCACATAGCATTACAAAAGGAAGTGTTGCAAATCTATTTTATTTTAAAACAGTATTTAATACCGCAGGAGTTTTAGCAACCCAGGAAAACAGATTAGAAAAATTAAATATTTATCCAAACCCTGTTAATTCTATCCTTACTATTTCTACACCAAAAAATAGTTCTGTTGAACAGGTAATTGTATCAAACTCAGTTGGACAAGTTGTTAAGACAATTAATGAGAATACGACAAAAATTGATATGACAAGTCTAAAGAGTGGCATTTATTTCTTACAGATTAAAACTAAAGAAGGAATATTTAATCAAAAAATAATGAAAAAATAA
- the prmC gene encoding peptide chain release factor N(5)-glutamine methyltransferase, with protein sequence MTLSQLKKHFSESVSEIYTDSESVFIFQIFAEDILELNHFQQRQSTDLELSDEKINQFQQIISELKTGKPYLQILGETEFYGMKIFIDENVLIPRPETEELLEIAIQRISNLKSQISNPRILDIGTGSGIIPLVLKKYFPESEVSSVDFSEKALVTAKKNADFHKLDINFIHADYLSFDLNKNFDVIISNPPYIGIDEENKIADSVKEFEPKIALFSPTSDALIFYRKIAEDSKKHLNKNGLLFLEINQKLGPETLELYNDFSHSELIKDLSGNDRFIFGVK encoded by the coding sequence ATGACATTATCACAGCTTAAAAAACACTTCTCAGAATCTGTTTCTGAAATTTATACCGATTCTGAAAGTGTATTTATATTTCAGATTTTTGCTGAAGATATTTTAGAATTAAATCATTTTCAGCAAAGACAGTCTACAGATTTGGAATTGTCTGATGAGAAGATTAATCAATTTCAACAAATTATTTCAGAATTAAAAACAGGAAAACCTTACTTACAAATTTTAGGTGAAACGGAATTTTACGGGATGAAAATTTTTATTGATGAAAATGTTCTCATTCCACGTCCTGAGACAGAAGAGTTGCTGGAAATTGCCATTCAGAGAATCTCAAATCTCAAATCTCAAATCTCAAATCCCCGAATTCTTGATATCGGAACCGGAAGCGGAATTATTCCTTTGGTTTTAAAAAAGTATTTTCCTGAAAGTGAAGTTAGCTCAGTTGATTTTTCAGAAAAAGCTTTAGTGACAGCGAAAAAAAATGCAGATTTTCATAAGTTGGATATCAATTTTATTCACGCTGATTATTTAAGTTTTGATTTGAATAAAAACTTTGATGTTATCATATCAAATCCGCCTTATATCGGGATTGATGAAGAGAATAAAATTGCCGATTCTGTAAAGGAATTTGAGCCGAAAATAGCATTATTCTCTCCTACTTCTGATGCTTTGATTTTCTACCGAAAAATTGCCGAGGATTCTAAAAAACATTTGAATAAAAATGGTTTACTCTTTTTAGAAATTAATCAGAAATTAGGACCTGAAACTTTAGAATTATACAACGATTTTTCTCACAGTGAGCTCATCAAAGATTTGAGTGGAAATGACCGCTTTATTTTTGGCGTAAAATAG
- the yaaA gene encoding peroxide stress protein YaaA: MKIITSPAKLMNIENSTDLLRTSTPKFINEAALIQSHLKHKSPKYLSELMEISAKLADENWERNQKWKPTPTAKESAPAMFAFTGEVYRGLDAKTLDKNAVDYLQKNYRILSGLYGLLKPSDKVMLYRLEMGRNFEFENYKNLYGFWTEKVTELLNSEMKKNEILLNLASNEYIKVVDRKKLNHEVIDFDFYEIKEGKLKTIVVYTKHARGLVVRFCAENNAKTLNDVKAFNYEGYRINEEKSTNTKLVFTR, translated from the coding sequence ATGAAAATCATAACGTCCCCTGCAAAATTAATGAACATAGAAAACTCAACAGATTTATTGAGAACTTCTACTCCAAAATTTATTAATGAAGCTGCACTTATACAATCACACTTAAAACATAAATCGCCAAAATATCTTTCCGAGTTAATGGAAATTTCGGCAAAATTAGCAGACGAAAACTGGGAAAGAAACCAAAAATGGAAGCCTACTCCAACAGCAAAAGAATCGGCTCCCGCAATGTTTGCATTTACTGGCGAAGTTTATCGTGGTCTGGATGCAAAAACGTTAGACAAAAATGCGGTTGACTATCTTCAGAAAAATTACAGAATACTTTCGGGTCTGTATGGCTTATTGAAACCTTCAGATAAAGTAATGCTGTATCGCCTTGAAATGGGTAGAAATTTTGAATTTGAAAATTATAAAAACCTTTACGGATTCTGGACAGAAAAAGTGACCGAACTGCTTAATTCTGAAATGAAAAAGAACGAAATCCTCCTGAATTTGGCAAGTAACGAATATATAAAAGTGGTTGACCGAAAAAAACTCAATCATGAGGTAATCGATTTTGATTTTTATGAAATAAAAGAAGGAAAACTGAAAACCATTGTAGTGTACACCAAACACGCAAGAGGTCTTGTCGTAAGATTCTGCGCAGAAAACAATGCAAAAACATTGAACGATGTGAAAGCATTCAACTATGAAGGGTACAGAATTAATGAGGAAAAATCAACAAATACAAAACTCGTTTTTACAAGATAA